The following coding sequences lie in one Erwinia amylovora genomic window:
- the fliE gene encoding flagellar hook-basal body complex protein FliE — protein sequence MAIQGIESVMQAMQTAALQASGSKTDNASSADFGAELKAALNKISETQSAARDRAQQFELGKEGISLNDVMVDLQKSSVSMQMGIQVRNKLVSAYSDIMNMQV from the coding sequence ATGGCTATTCAGGGTATTGAGAGTGTGATGCAGGCCATGCAGACAGCGGCTCTGCAGGCCAGCGGCAGCAAAACAGATAACGCATCATCGGCTGATTTTGGCGCAGAGCTGAAAGCGGCATTGAACAAGATAAGTGAAACGCAGAGCGCCGCCCGCGATCGGGCGCAGCAGTTCGAACTCGGTAAAGAGGGGATTTCACTTAATGATGTGATGGTGGACCTGCAAAAATCCAGCGTTTCTATGCAGATGGGCATTCAGGTGCGTAACAAACTGGTCAGTGCTTATAGCGACATCATGAACATGCAGGTCTGA
- a CDS encoding chemotaxis protein: protein MDNFQKEIDERANLALSNKFELLLFRLGSACQGEQPELFGINVFKLREIVPMTTITRAAGMKSPLLGMANIRGQLIPVIDLPAVAGCTPSTGLNLLLVTEYARSTQAFAVESVDDIVRLDWNQVHAADSGVNTKNITSIASLNDQNNMALVLDVEQILHDIIPSVREVKEGDIEIKEFSFPPGAVAIVAEDSRLARQMIEQGLKVMGIPAIMHNTGLEAWNKIKQMRQEAHAEGIPIQQKIGLVLTDLEMPEMDGFTLTRNIKSDPYLREVPVVIHSSLSGSANEDHVRKVGANGYVAKFEIKQLSAVICQVLEEAGVKP from the coding sequence ATGGATAACTTTCAGAAAGAGATTGATGAGAGAGCGAATCTCGCATTATCAAATAAATTTGAACTCTTGTTATTCCGTCTGGGGTCTGCCTGTCAGGGCGAACAACCTGAATTATTCGGTATTAACGTGTTTAAACTGCGCGAAATCGTGCCGATGACCACTATCACCCGCGCTGCGGGGATGAAATCGCCCTTACTTGGCATGGCTAATATTCGTGGCCAGCTGATCCCGGTCATCGATCTGCCCGCCGTAGCCGGCTGTACTCCCTCTACGGGGCTAAATTTGTTGCTGGTGACTGAATACGCGCGCAGCACCCAGGCATTTGCCGTTGAGTCGGTAGATGACATCGTCAGACTGGACTGGAATCAGGTGCATGCCGCTGACTCCGGAGTCAATACGAAAAACATTACCAGCATCGCCAGCCTTAATGATCAAAATAATATGGCGTTAGTACTGGATGTTGAGCAGATCCTGCATGATATCATTCCTTCGGTACGTGAAGTCAAAGAGGGTGATATCGAAATCAAGGAGTTCTCATTCCCGCCTGGTGCGGTAGCGATTGTGGCAGAAGACTCCAGACTGGCGCGTCAAATGATTGAACAGGGCCTGAAAGTAATGGGGATCCCGGCCATAATGCATAATACCGGTCTGGAAGCGTGGAACAAAATTAAACAAATGCGCCAGGAAGCCCACGCAGAGGGAATACCCATCCAGCAGAAAATTGGACTGGTATTAACCGATCTTGAAATGCCGGAAATGGACGGATTTACCCTGACGCGAAACATCAAAAGCGATCCGTATCTGAGAGAGGTCCCGGTAGTCATTCACTCCTCACTCTCTGGCAGTGCCAACGAAGATCATGTTCGTAAGGTTGGTGCAAATGGCTATGTGGCTAAATTCGAGATCAAGCAACTTTCTGCGGTAATTTGCCAAGTGCTGGAAGAGGCAGGGGTTAAGCCATGA
- the fliF gene encoding flagellar basal-body MS-ring/collar protein FliF produces the protein MNATVTQDNPAKKGLNDLFARLRANPRVPLIVAAAAVVAVVIAMVLWAKQPDYRVLFSNLSNEDGGTIVTQLTQMNVPYKFDDRGGALLVPAAQVHELRLRLASQGLPKGGAVGFELLDKEKFGISQFSEQVNYQRALEGELARTISTLGPVKDARVHLAMPKPTLFVREQKSPSASVTLALQPGRALDEGQINAVVHMVSSSVAGMPPGNVTVVDQSGRLLTQNDPGGRDLNDTQLKYANDVETRYQQRIEAILGPILGNGNVHAQVTAQIDFNKREKTDEQYSPNTNPDRQAIRSRQTSNSEQLGGPSAGGVPGALSNQPAPANAAPVTTANPNANNANAANAANANNGQPANNAASGAQKTVPSSTRSDNTTNYEVNRTILHTKMNVGEVQRLSVAVVVNFRTDAAGKPIALKDSQIKQIENLTREAMGFSEQRGDSLNVVNSQFTDNSDLAAELPFWKQPAFIDQLFNAGRWLLVLIVAFILYRKLVSPQLRRKAEQQKAAEEAAGNALRSSTQDEGVAVSLSKDELNQERKSQHRMSAEVLSQRIREMSENDPRVVALVIRQWMKDEL, from the coding sequence ATGAATGCAACTGTCACGCAGGATAATCCCGCGAAGAAAGGGCTAAATGACCTGTTCGCCCGCCTACGCGCTAATCCCCGGGTTCCTCTAATTGTCGCTGCGGCCGCCGTTGTCGCGGTTGTCATCGCCATGGTTCTGTGGGCGAAACAGCCAGATTATCGCGTACTTTTTAGTAACCTCAGCAATGAGGATGGTGGCACTATCGTCACCCAACTGACGCAAATGAACGTGCCTTACAAGTTTGACGATCGGGGCGGCGCGCTTTTGGTTCCGGCGGCACAGGTACATGAACTGCGTTTGCGGCTGGCCTCACAGGGGCTGCCTAAAGGTGGTGCTGTCGGCTTTGAACTGTTGGACAAAGAAAAGTTTGGCATCAGCCAGTTCAGCGAGCAGGTGAACTACCAGCGTGCGCTGGAAGGCGAGCTGGCACGTACTATCAGCACACTCGGTCCGGTCAAGGACGCCCGCGTGCATCTTGCCATGCCAAAACCAACGCTTTTTGTTCGTGAGCAAAAATCACCCTCCGCCTCTGTTACCCTCGCCCTGCAGCCAGGACGTGCGCTGGATGAAGGTCAAATCAATGCCGTTGTGCACATGGTTTCCAGCAGCGTTGCCGGGATGCCTCCGGGCAACGTGACCGTAGTTGACCAGTCAGGACGCCTGTTAACACAGAACGATCCAGGCGGCCGCGACCTTAATGATACTCAACTGAAGTACGCTAACGACGTTGAAACACGCTATCAGCAGCGAATCGAAGCCATACTTGGCCCGATTTTGGGTAACGGTAATGTGCACGCACAGGTCACGGCACAGATTGACTTCAACAAGCGTGAGAAGACCGACGAACAGTACTCACCGAATACCAATCCCGATCGGCAGGCTATTCGCTCGCGCCAGACCAGCAACAGTGAACAGCTTGGTGGCCCGTCTGCGGGCGGCGTACCGGGTGCCTTGTCTAATCAGCCTGCACCGGCTAATGCTGCTCCGGTCACCACTGCTAACCCTAATGCGAACAACGCCAATGCAGCTAATGCAGCCAATGCCAACAATGGCCAGCCGGCAAACAACGCAGCCAGCGGGGCGCAAAAAACGGTACCGTCCAGTACCCGCAGTGATAACACCACCAATTACGAAGTCAACCGCACCATCCTTCACACAAAAATGAACGTTGGCGAAGTTCAGCGTCTGTCCGTAGCGGTAGTCGTGAACTTTCGCACGGATGCCGCCGGTAAGCCCATCGCGTTAAAAGATTCACAGATTAAACAGATTGAAAACCTGACTCGTGAAGCGATGGGATTCTCAGAGCAACGCGGCGACAGCCTGAATGTTGTCAATTCCCAGTTTACGGACAACAGCGATCTCGCAGCTGAACTGCCATTCTGGAAACAGCCGGCGTTTATCGATCAACTGTTTAATGCCGGTCGCTGGTTACTGGTGCTGATTGTCGCCTTTATCCTTTACCGCAAACTGGTTAGCCCTCAGCTACGGCGCAAGGCAGAACAGCAGAAAGCGGCGGAAGAGGCGGCTGGCAACGCGTTGCGTAGCAGTACCCAGGACGAAGGGGTCGCAGTCTCACTGTCTAAGGATGAACTCAATCAGGAACGTAAGTCACAGCACCGCATGAGTGCTGAAGTGTTGAGCCAGCGAATTCGCGAAATGTCAGAAAATGACCCGCGCGTGGTGGCTCTGGTTATTCGCCAGTGGATGAAGGACGAACTATGA
- a CDS encoding antiterminator Q family protein produces MRNIKALLQRWGAWASYGERRLGYASVASGFRGLITHHGGNRLLCSDDDGIILDGCISRLAMASKEQHDILVAHYLYQISLRSIARRRRCADGTIRKKLQTAEGFVCGVLTALECELECENL; encoded by the coding sequence ATGCGAAATATCAAAGCATTACTTCAGCGTTGGGGGGCTTGGGCTTCGTATGGCGAGCGTCGGCTGGGGTATGCCTCAGTTGCGTCCGGATTCAGAGGATTGATCACTCATCATGGCGGCAACAGGCTGCTATGCAGTGATGATGATGGCATCATCCTGGATGGCTGTATTAGTCGGTTGGCGATGGCGTCGAAAGAGCAACATGATATTCTGGTCGCCCATTATCTTTATCAGATTTCACTACGTTCAATTGCCCGCAGACGCCGCTGCGCGGACGGCACTATCCGTAAGAAATTACAGACGGCGGAGGGATTTGTCTGTGGAGTATTAACTGCTCTTGAATGTGAGCTGGAATGCGAAAATCTCTGA